Proteins from one Ahaetulla prasina isolate Xishuangbanna chromosome 2, ASM2864084v1, whole genome shotgun sequence genomic window:
- the KBTBD8 gene encoding kelch repeat and BTB domain-containing protein 8 isoform X1, whose product MAATGGDRTAIRSWKSSFTLKFNTLFIPYPSTFISIKCHRKKPCMILTFIEQSKFTQTMYGTPSSSIAIGGMDPFHACSILQQLKMMYDEGQLTDIVVEVDHGKTFSCHRNVLAAISPYFRSMFTSGLTESTQKEVRIVGVEAESMHLVLNYAYTSKITLTEANVQALFTAASIFQIPSIQDQCAKYMISHLDPQNSIGVFIFADHYGHQELKIRSQDYIRKKFLSVTKEQEFLHLRKDQLVSILDSNDLNVDKEEHVYESIIRWFEHEPSKREDHLPEIFAKCIRMPLLDEAFIENIPPMFAQAIAQNCVQKEQSGANGYTQRLGMTASEMIICFDAAHKHSGKKQTVPCLDSITGRVFKLCKPPNDLREVGILVSPDNDIYIAGGYRPSSSEVSIDHRAESDFWLYDHSGNKWIPKSPLLRARIGCKLVHCCGKLYAIGGRVYEGDGRNSLKSVECYDGRENCWTAVCPMPVAMEFHNAVEYKDNIYVLQGEFFLCYDPRKDYWGFLTPMTVPRIQGLAAVYNNSIYYIAGTCGNHQRMFTVEAYDIELNKWTRKKDFPCDQSINPYIKLVVLKNKLNLFVRATQVTVEEHVFRTSRKNSLYQYDEANDQWQKVYETPDKLWDLGRHFECVVAKLYPQCLQKVI is encoded by the exons GGGACAGGACAGCTATCCGTTCTTGGAAGTCATCTTTCACACTGAAGTTCAACACACTCTTTATTCCATATCCTTCAACTTTCATATCCATAAAGTGTCATAGAAAAAAACCATGCATGATTTTGACTTTTATAG AACAAAGCAAATTTACCCAAACAATGTATGGAACTCCTTCTTCAAGCATAGCCATTGGTGGGATGGATCCCTTTCATGCTTGTAGCATTCTCCAACAGCTCAAAATGATGTACGATGAAGGACAGCTGACAGATATTGTGGTAGAAGTGGATCATGGGAAAACATTTTCCTGTCATCGAAATGTCCTTGCTGCAATCAGTCCTTACTTTag ATCTATGTTCACTAGTGGCCTTACTGAGAGTACCCAGAAAGAGGTTCGGATTGTTGGTGTTGAAGCAGAATCCATGCATTTAGTACTGAACTACGCATATACCTCCAAAATAACATTGACAGAGGCCAACGTCCAAGCTTTGTTCACTGCAGCTAGTATCTTCCAGATCCCCTCCATTCAGGATCAGTGTGCTAAATATATGATCAGTCACTTGGACCCACAGAACTCCATTGGAGTTTTTATTTTTGCTGATCACTACGGACATCAGGAATTGAAAATCAGATCGCAAGATTACATTCGTAAAAAGTTCCTGAGTGTCACCAAAGAACAAGAATTTCTCCACTTGAGGAAAGACCAACTTGTAAGCATATTGGACAGCAATGATTTAAATGTTGACAAAGAAGAGCATGTCTACGAAAGCATTATAAGGTGGTTTGAGCATGAGCCTAGTAAAAGAGAAGACCATCTACCAGAAATTTTTGCCAAATGCATCCGTATGCCCCTGCTGGATGAAGCATTCATAGAGAATATTCCTCCCATGTTTGCACAGGCTATAGCCCAAAACTGTGTACAGAAAGAACAAAGTGGTGCCAATGGCTATACCCAGAGGCTTGGAATGACTGCTTCGGAAATGATCATCTGCTTTGATGCTGCCCACAAACACTCAGGAAAGAAACAAACAGTGCCTTGTTTAGACTCCATTACAGGGAGAGTGTTCAAACTATGCAAACCGCCTAATGATTTAAGAGAAGTTGGAATTCTCGTCTCACCTGACAATGACATTTACATTGCTGGAGGATACAGACCAAGCAGCAGTGAGGTTTCCATAGACCATAGAGCAGAAAGTGATTTTTGGCTGTACGATCACTCCGGTAATAAATGGATCCCTAAATCTCCGCTGCTTCGTGCCCGGATAGGTTGCAAATTGGTTCATTGCTGTGGTAAACTGTACGCAATAGGTGGTCGAGTTTATGAAGGAGATGGGCGCAACTCCCTGAAATCTGTGGAATGTTATGATGGTCGAgagaactgctggacagctgtcTGTCCAATGCCTGTAGCAATGGAGTTTCATAATGCTGTGGAATATAAAGACAATATCTATGTTTTACAGG GAGAATTCTTCCTCTGCTATGATCCTCGAAAAGATTATTGGGGTTTCTTGACTCCGATGACTGTGCCTAGGATCCAGGGTTTGGCAGCTGTCTACAATAACTCTATCTACTACATTGCTGGAACCTGTGGAAACCACCAACGCATGTTTACTGTAGAGGCTTATGACATTGAATTGAACAAGTGGACTAGAAAGAAAGATTTCCCATGTGATCAGTCAATTAATCCATATATTAAACTTGTTGTCTTGAAAAATAAACTTAATTTGTTTGTTCGAGCTACTCAAGTCACAGTTGAAGAACATGTCTTCAGAACCAGCAGGAAAAATTCTCTTTATCAATACGATGAAGCTAATGACCAGTGGCAGAAAGTGTATGAAACTCCAGATAAGCTTTGGGACCTTGGACGTCATTTTGAATGTGTTGTTGCTAAATTGTATCCACAGTGTCTTCAGAAAGTTATTTGa
- the KBTBD8 gene encoding kelch repeat and BTB domain-containing protein 8 isoform X2 gives MAATGEQSKFTQTMYGTPSSSIAIGGMDPFHACSILQQLKMMYDEGQLTDIVVEVDHGKTFSCHRNVLAAISPYFRSMFTSGLTESTQKEVRIVGVEAESMHLVLNYAYTSKITLTEANVQALFTAASIFQIPSIQDQCAKYMISHLDPQNSIGVFIFADHYGHQELKIRSQDYIRKKFLSVTKEQEFLHLRKDQLVSILDSNDLNVDKEEHVYESIIRWFEHEPSKREDHLPEIFAKCIRMPLLDEAFIENIPPMFAQAIAQNCVQKEQSGANGYTQRLGMTASEMIICFDAAHKHSGKKQTVPCLDSITGRVFKLCKPPNDLREVGILVSPDNDIYIAGGYRPSSSEVSIDHRAESDFWLYDHSGNKWIPKSPLLRARIGCKLVHCCGKLYAIGGRVYEGDGRNSLKSVECYDGRENCWTAVCPMPVAMEFHNAVEYKDNIYVLQGEFFLCYDPRKDYWGFLTPMTVPRIQGLAAVYNNSIYYIAGTCGNHQRMFTVEAYDIELNKWTRKKDFPCDQSINPYIKLVVLKNKLNLFVRATQVTVEEHVFRTSRKNSLYQYDEANDQWQKVYETPDKLWDLGRHFECVVAKLYPQCLQKVI, from the exons AACAAAGCAAATTTACCCAAACAATGTATGGAACTCCTTCTTCAAGCATAGCCATTGGTGGGATGGATCCCTTTCATGCTTGTAGCATTCTCCAACAGCTCAAAATGATGTACGATGAAGGACAGCTGACAGATATTGTGGTAGAAGTGGATCATGGGAAAACATTTTCCTGTCATCGAAATGTCCTTGCTGCAATCAGTCCTTACTTTag ATCTATGTTCACTAGTGGCCTTACTGAGAGTACCCAGAAAGAGGTTCGGATTGTTGGTGTTGAAGCAGAATCCATGCATTTAGTACTGAACTACGCATATACCTCCAAAATAACATTGACAGAGGCCAACGTCCAAGCTTTGTTCACTGCAGCTAGTATCTTCCAGATCCCCTCCATTCAGGATCAGTGTGCTAAATATATGATCAGTCACTTGGACCCACAGAACTCCATTGGAGTTTTTATTTTTGCTGATCACTACGGACATCAGGAATTGAAAATCAGATCGCAAGATTACATTCGTAAAAAGTTCCTGAGTGTCACCAAAGAACAAGAATTTCTCCACTTGAGGAAAGACCAACTTGTAAGCATATTGGACAGCAATGATTTAAATGTTGACAAAGAAGAGCATGTCTACGAAAGCATTATAAGGTGGTTTGAGCATGAGCCTAGTAAAAGAGAAGACCATCTACCAGAAATTTTTGCCAAATGCATCCGTATGCCCCTGCTGGATGAAGCATTCATAGAGAATATTCCTCCCATGTTTGCACAGGCTATAGCCCAAAACTGTGTACAGAAAGAACAAAGTGGTGCCAATGGCTATACCCAGAGGCTTGGAATGACTGCTTCGGAAATGATCATCTGCTTTGATGCTGCCCACAAACACTCAGGAAAGAAACAAACAGTGCCTTGTTTAGACTCCATTACAGGGAGAGTGTTCAAACTATGCAAACCGCCTAATGATTTAAGAGAAGTTGGAATTCTCGTCTCACCTGACAATGACATTTACATTGCTGGAGGATACAGACCAAGCAGCAGTGAGGTTTCCATAGACCATAGAGCAGAAAGTGATTTTTGGCTGTACGATCACTCCGGTAATAAATGGATCCCTAAATCTCCGCTGCTTCGTGCCCGGATAGGTTGCAAATTGGTTCATTGCTGTGGTAAACTGTACGCAATAGGTGGTCGAGTTTATGAAGGAGATGGGCGCAACTCCCTGAAATCTGTGGAATGTTATGATGGTCGAgagaactgctggacagctgtcTGTCCAATGCCTGTAGCAATGGAGTTTCATAATGCTGTGGAATATAAAGACAATATCTATGTTTTACAGG GAGAATTCTTCCTCTGCTATGATCCTCGAAAAGATTATTGGGGTTTCTTGACTCCGATGACTGTGCCTAGGATCCAGGGTTTGGCAGCTGTCTACAATAACTCTATCTACTACATTGCTGGAACCTGTGGAAACCACCAACGCATGTTTACTGTAGAGGCTTATGACATTGAATTGAACAAGTGGACTAGAAAGAAAGATTTCCCATGTGATCAGTCAATTAATCCATATATTAAACTTGTTGTCTTGAAAAATAAACTTAATTTGTTTGTTCGAGCTACTCAAGTCACAGTTGAAGAACATGTCTTCAGAACCAGCAGGAAAAATTCTCTTTATCAATACGATGAAGCTAATGACCAGTGGCAGAAAGTGTATGAAACTCCAGATAAGCTTTGGGACCTTGGACGTCATTTTGAATGTGTTGTTGCTAAATTGTATCCACAGTGTCTTCAGAAAGTTATTTGa
- the KBTBD8 gene encoding kelch repeat and BTB domain-containing protein 8 isoform X3 encodes MYGTPSSSIAIGGMDPFHACSILQQLKMMYDEGQLTDIVVEVDHGKTFSCHRNVLAAISPYFRSMFTSGLTESTQKEVRIVGVEAESMHLVLNYAYTSKITLTEANVQALFTAASIFQIPSIQDQCAKYMISHLDPQNSIGVFIFADHYGHQELKIRSQDYIRKKFLSVTKEQEFLHLRKDQLVSILDSNDLNVDKEEHVYESIIRWFEHEPSKREDHLPEIFAKCIRMPLLDEAFIENIPPMFAQAIAQNCVQKEQSGANGYTQRLGMTASEMIICFDAAHKHSGKKQTVPCLDSITGRVFKLCKPPNDLREVGILVSPDNDIYIAGGYRPSSSEVSIDHRAESDFWLYDHSGNKWIPKSPLLRARIGCKLVHCCGKLYAIGGRVYEGDGRNSLKSVECYDGRENCWTAVCPMPVAMEFHNAVEYKDNIYVLQGEFFLCYDPRKDYWGFLTPMTVPRIQGLAAVYNNSIYYIAGTCGNHQRMFTVEAYDIELNKWTRKKDFPCDQSINPYIKLVVLKNKLNLFVRATQVTVEEHVFRTSRKNSLYQYDEANDQWQKVYETPDKLWDLGRHFECVVAKLYPQCLQKVI; translated from the exons ATGTATGGAACTCCTTCTTCAAGCATAGCCATTGGTGGGATGGATCCCTTTCATGCTTGTAGCATTCTCCAACAGCTCAAAATGATGTACGATGAAGGACAGCTGACAGATATTGTGGTAGAAGTGGATCATGGGAAAACATTTTCCTGTCATCGAAATGTCCTTGCTGCAATCAGTCCTTACTTTag ATCTATGTTCACTAGTGGCCTTACTGAGAGTACCCAGAAAGAGGTTCGGATTGTTGGTGTTGAAGCAGAATCCATGCATTTAGTACTGAACTACGCATATACCTCCAAAATAACATTGACAGAGGCCAACGTCCAAGCTTTGTTCACTGCAGCTAGTATCTTCCAGATCCCCTCCATTCAGGATCAGTGTGCTAAATATATGATCAGTCACTTGGACCCACAGAACTCCATTGGAGTTTTTATTTTTGCTGATCACTACGGACATCAGGAATTGAAAATCAGATCGCAAGATTACATTCGTAAAAAGTTCCTGAGTGTCACCAAAGAACAAGAATTTCTCCACTTGAGGAAAGACCAACTTGTAAGCATATTGGACAGCAATGATTTAAATGTTGACAAAGAAGAGCATGTCTACGAAAGCATTATAAGGTGGTTTGAGCATGAGCCTAGTAAAAGAGAAGACCATCTACCAGAAATTTTTGCCAAATGCATCCGTATGCCCCTGCTGGATGAAGCATTCATAGAGAATATTCCTCCCATGTTTGCACAGGCTATAGCCCAAAACTGTGTACAGAAAGAACAAAGTGGTGCCAATGGCTATACCCAGAGGCTTGGAATGACTGCTTCGGAAATGATCATCTGCTTTGATGCTGCCCACAAACACTCAGGAAAGAAACAAACAGTGCCTTGTTTAGACTCCATTACAGGGAGAGTGTTCAAACTATGCAAACCGCCTAATGATTTAAGAGAAGTTGGAATTCTCGTCTCACCTGACAATGACATTTACATTGCTGGAGGATACAGACCAAGCAGCAGTGAGGTTTCCATAGACCATAGAGCAGAAAGTGATTTTTGGCTGTACGATCACTCCGGTAATAAATGGATCCCTAAATCTCCGCTGCTTCGTGCCCGGATAGGTTGCAAATTGGTTCATTGCTGTGGTAAACTGTACGCAATAGGTGGTCGAGTTTATGAAGGAGATGGGCGCAACTCCCTGAAATCTGTGGAATGTTATGATGGTCGAgagaactgctggacagctgtcTGTCCAATGCCTGTAGCAATGGAGTTTCATAATGCTGTGGAATATAAAGACAATATCTATGTTTTACAGG GAGAATTCTTCCTCTGCTATGATCCTCGAAAAGATTATTGGGGTTTCTTGACTCCGATGACTGTGCCTAGGATCCAGGGTTTGGCAGCTGTCTACAATAACTCTATCTACTACATTGCTGGAACCTGTGGAAACCACCAACGCATGTTTACTGTAGAGGCTTATGACATTGAATTGAACAAGTGGACTAGAAAGAAAGATTTCCCATGTGATCAGTCAATTAATCCATATATTAAACTTGTTGTCTTGAAAAATAAACTTAATTTGTTTGTTCGAGCTACTCAAGTCACAGTTGAAGAACATGTCTTCAGAACCAGCAGGAAAAATTCTCTTTATCAATACGATGAAGCTAATGACCAGTGGCAGAAAGTGTATGAAACTCCAGATAAGCTTTGGGACCTTGGACGTCATTTTGAATGTGTTGTTGCTAAATTGTATCCACAGTGTCTTCAGAAAGTTATTTGa